Proteins encoded within one genomic window of Candidatus Parvarchaeota archaeon:
- a CDS encoding heavy-metal-associated domain-containing protein produces MEKTLKVSGMHCKSCQVLLADIIGEVDGAKALSLDFKTGLVRVSISDESALSKVKEAIKGEGYKVE; encoded by the coding sequence ATGGAAAAAACGCTCAAGGTTTCAGGAATGCACTGCAAAAGCTGCCAGGTGCTTTTGGCAGACATTATAGGAGAAGTGGACGGGGCCAAGGCGCTGAGTCTTGATTTCAAGACGGGTCTGGTCAGGGTAAGCATTTCTGACGAGTCGGCACTTTCTAAGGTGAAGGAAGCGATAAAGGGTGAGGGCTACAA